The following DNA comes from Solanum stenotomum isolate F172 chromosome 11, ASM1918654v1, whole genome shotgun sequence.
TGTGTTATGAGCAAGGTGCATCTGCGTGAGCGGAGAGTTTTCAGCTCAGATGAAGTGAAACAATTTCATgaacatataattattttctgtATCTAGCTTACTGAACTATCTCTAAGAAGAACGTGACAGTTGTTACTCTGATGCAATTAGTGAACGCACTAGATGTTGTGTGACATCCTCAAAATCATGAGAAAAGAAAGTACAACAGTTGGAGTCGTACATAACTTGGAAGCCAAGGAAAACAGAGAATGCTGTAGAAATGAAGGTGCACAAATAAATCAGTCACCTGCTGGGAAGAGCTCCACAAGCATGTCGAAAGCGTCCAAAAGAGCTGCTTGAAATGGACTGCTTGCCTATTCGGACATAAGGAGCCAACATGCCTACCAATGCGAtgtcaacaacaattccaacaAGAAGATCTGCTGCATACAACTCAAATTCTGCCCAGAAATCCTTTCCCCTTTTCTGAACCTCTGCAAATGTTGCACAACAGGAGTCTATGACAATCTGCAATACATCAGATTACGTATAAACTGCCAGTTTTATCAGGTTTAAACTCTTTAACAATCAAGCTTGTTAGCTACCAGTTCTTTAACTGAAGTATAAAGTACCCGTCAGTTAAAACTATTTATTAATCCATTTTCTACAACCCATTCCTTGACTTAGAATGTTTTTCCTTGAATATCCATAAGCATGATTGTCCCCACAGCTTAGTAAAAGAGAGCAGTCTATCCCATAATCACTTATTACAAGCTTTGTACTTGAGTCATGCACACCTCAGATCACAGTGGCTACTTAGTAGGTTAGTACCCTATATGATAAAAATGCAAGTCAAACACATTTCACAATCATTACTCTTAAAgagaagaaatatttttggcatttacttttaaagtttagTGTTTGGGCTTGTTTGAGCGCAATATTTGTGGCACGCTAATCAATCGATAATACCAATTACCAAACACCTCATGACATTAGTGATCAGCCATAATAAAGTACTGGCATAGCTACctcccaattttattttattttcaacagTTACAAGAAAACATAGCTCCCAGATTATCAAACTAACCTCTGTTCCGACTTTAAACAAAAACGACGGATCAGCAAGCATTCGATTTCTCAGCATTGAGCAATGTCTCATCAAAAATCCCAGCGGCCAAGCTGAACCCTGTATGTCAAAATACCAATTCAAAATGCAATCAGTACATCTACAcacatatcaaataaaattgaacaCTTTGCATCAAaattagtactccctccatttcaatttatttatcttactctcttttttagtccgtttaaaaaagaatgtctcttttcttttttcgacaactctttaattctaactttccacCTGACATCTCTAAGACCACAAGCTTGAAaaacattttgatatattctaaGCTAACATGCCGTCATAGATTTTGAATACCTATCTTCAAATATCCGTTCGGCCATGAAATttgatcttcaaatattttcaagttcccaaaaactAGCTGATTTTGGATTTTTGAACTTCCACTCACAAAACATCACAAGTTTTATCATGtccaaacacaacttcaaattccaaaaaaactcaaatttcaacttcaaaatatgGCCAAACGGGAGCTTCGGTATCTTTCgtttaacaacaaaaaattcaaaaatggttatactttcttaaactccgtgtcaagtcaaaaccaaacaaccaaattaaaacgaaaagaACACATTTTTTTCACCTGCATATCCAAGTAACGACTAAGAATCAATCTCCGAATCCCTGTAGTCTTAGCAGCTTCCAACATATCAATAGGCAATTTCGCCCCTAATTTTTCGGCCTCTTTAACCACCTCATCAAACTTCACTATCGGTCCAAACTCTTTTTCATCATAATCACCACCGCCGTCACCATCATCTCCGCCACCGTTGTTGTCAGATGGAAACCCACCTTTTCCGTTACCCCCATCACCTCCGTCAACTGTTCTAACGATGGATTCTTGTCCAGTACACGTAATTCTGAAAATTCGATCAGTTTTCGTAATTGATTGTTGTAAAGATACAAACTTTGAGAGATTTAAGCATTTGAATTGTGGAATTTGAGTGTTGtatgaagaaattgaaagaattgATATATGAGAAAGTGATGATTGAAGCAGAGCCATTGTTTGATGAAACGAGCAACGTTCACTtgcgagtttttttttttatagtagtAGCAACAACGTACGACataaattcttttatttattttgtcacCGAgttcgattaatttaaattcagcTATTTTTTGAGAGGTTTAATCAAGGCTCATACATCTAAATACAAGTATCTCAAATGTATTGAGTCAAAttagatatattttattctagatacattgtTTTCATGTATCCAACTGAATTTacatatatttgaaatatatagcAAATTTTGTCCGTCTCTCTAATCTCACTTGTCACTCTCTCATGTATCTGGTGTGTATCTAATGTGATTTGCATGTACATACAAATTTTGTTTGTCTCTCTCATCAATCTTGTTTGCCTCTCTTCCTATTTttgggtatctagtagcaaaaatatatgtatttaagtgtaagatacataaaaaattcttaattaatagtaagatacgtaatattttgaaaatataaataataatagtataggATAGTAAAGTATGtttaattaaatagtttttcctttttaataatAGTATTAGAGAAATTGCAACAACTTTGGAGAGTTGAAATTAGTGAAGTGTGCATGACccacctaaattttttttatagagatAATGGTAAAAACATgaacattatttatttctttttagagttatttaatccaaattataagatgtttgtgtttgttatctaaattatttatcaaagtATATTATTATGTGTGGCGtatgttatttttttggtttgaaaataatatcaaaagtCATTCTATATagataactaaataaattaagagataatGATTAAATATGAagcatcatttttttctttttgtaaatttcttattttaactATAAGGTGTTTGCATTTTTTACTTGAactatgtgtttgcattttttaCCTGGAACTATAAGGTGTTTACATTTTTCATCTAGAATATCActaactatttatcaaaaacatGACTCAGAATAAATGAGTAAGTTGTCATGTGGATGGAATTTTATGGACGAGTGTATTTTGGCGATTTCAAGCACTGGTCTAGTCAGCGTTGAGAcatgttttgataaataattgatAATAGTTCAGAGTAAAAATCAAAACACTTACAATTCAAATATAaactcacaaaaaaataatatttcagaCGTATTTTTTACTATTATCTCATTTTCATATTACATATTTTACTTGTAACCAAAACATTCATAATCATAACATTACCTTCTATGACAATCTTgcttaaatatttgtatatttatcatttcataATAGGAAAAGGTCTGGATTTGTCTGAAAAGGGCAACTTTATCATCCATTAAAAGTTCGACTCAAACATGTCCttggtattataatttttggcTCGAAATCACCTTAAGTCACTaaagggtcgtttggtagaatgtattagcaaaaataatgcATACATTAACTTTGTTCTCGTAGTTTGTGGTTTAACTTCTCCACCTCAAGTCAGAACTCACTACCCCATTCACTCAAGAACTTTTCACAAAGCAATATTGCTAATCAATATAGACCAATCTCATAATCAGTGTAGTAGGAATAGTATGAAAATACAACAAACTTGAAATGTAACCAATTGGTACAAACAATTATAAGAAttccaaacaaattgaaaatgatGAATGTAGAGCTTTATGTATAATTCTTCTAAAGATATAATTAGTCCCACTAGACCTCCATTTTACAGCTAGTATACTTATGAAACAAAAACATGAATACCTTCATCATATAGCTTTACAAACTCTTCATGAAGCTGTACATGTATAAGAGAGAAATGTGGACAACAGAGTCCCATTATATTGTTCCTAGGAAAGGAACAGATATTTACTAGTATCAGCTGAATTCTATGTTTGTGTCAAGATACATGAGATTGAACCATAAATTTAGtttcttctcatcttcttcCATCAGGAGTCCATTGTTCCGATGGATAAGTATTTtcgttttgttgttgttgtccaACCAACATACTAAATATACTCAGCCAG
Coding sequences within:
- the LOC125845242 gene encoding protein RETICULATA-RELATED 1, chloroplastic-like encodes the protein MALLQSSLSHISILSISSYNTQIPQFKCLNLSKFVSLQQSITKTDRIFRITCTGQESIVRTVDGGDGGNGKGGFPSDNNGGGDDGDGGGDYDEKEFGPIVKFDEVVKEAEKLGAKLPIDMLEAAKTTGIRRLILSRYLDMQGSAWPLGFLMRHCSMLRNRMLADPSFLFKVGTEIVIDSCCATFAEVQKRGKDFWAEFELYAADLLVGIVVDIALVGMLAPYVRIGKQSISSSSFGRFRHACGALPSSVFEAERPGCKFTLQQRISTFFYKGFLYGSVGFGCGLVGQGIANLIMTAKRSIKKSEEDIPVPPLIGSAALWGFFLAVSSNTRYQIINGLERLVEASPVAKRVPPVAMAFTVGVRFANNIYGGMQFVEWAKLSGVQ